The following proteins are co-located in the Candidatus Cloacimonadota bacterium genome:
- a CDS encoding DUF4870 domain-containing protein, whose translation MESNQNQRTMALLAHLLGLFTGFIAPLILYLVLNDQPYAKEQAKEALNFQITVIIGLIVSFILTAILIGVLLLVVVLVLDTVFCILATIAASRGEDYRYPISIRIVK comes from the coding sequence ATGGAATCAAATCAAAATCAACGCACAATGGCTTTATTAGCCCATCTATTGGGTCTTTTTACCGGCTTTATTGCTCCTCTGATTTTATACCTTGTGTTAAATGATCAACCGTATGCCAAAGAACAGGCAAAAGAGGCTTTGAACTTTCAAATCACGGTCATTATTGGCTTAATTGTCTCATTTATCTTAACTGCCATTCTCATTGGAGTGCTGTTACTGGTAGTTGTTTTAGTTCTTGATACCGTCTTCTGTATTTTGGCAACAATAGCAGCCAGCAGAGGTGAGGATTATCGTTATCCAATATCGATCAGAATAGTTAAATAA